The DNA window GTGAATACAGCTACCTTCACTGCAAGGACTGGACCTATTTTTTGAGGAATCCGCACTTGGTGAAGATGACTTAAGGAGCACAGGACTAACAGTACATCTGAGAGAAAGGTCAAAGTCTGTGAGCATTATATGCCCATCTTCTCGGACCAGAATATTTTCAGGTTTTAAGTCTCGATAGACAACCCCAAGCATGTGCAAGTATTCCAACGCAAGGAGGACTTCTGCAATGTAAAACCTACAAATATGACAACATGACATTAGTTTCCAGAAGATCAAGGGACCAGAGTAAACATTAGGAGTGAATCAACTTGTGCATCAACCTAATGGTATGAAACTTGTCTCCTtcagatttagggtttaacagCACTCTTAGCCAGATCAACTTGTGTATCAACCTAATGGTATGAAACTTGTCTCCTTCAGGGTTAGGGTTTAACAACACTTTTAGCCACATAACTCATTTCTTGAATAAATGCAAACAAGACAATTTCTCTTATAGAGGAAATATATTTGTAGAGAAACACAAATGTATTTATGTATctatctctccatatatatgttGCATGTAACAACTTGGTTGAGAAAAACACCCATAGCACATAGTTTATGCACAGACACACATGATCACACGCAGCTCATAACTAGATTATGCATAGAACATAGTACAGCATATACGAAGTCAGGAACCGGTTGTTAgtgaaaaacatatataatgaaGCTAAGAGATAGAGGTAAAAATCATCAGAAGTGAAGCTATAGGAGAGACATTCACCTGGCTGCATATTCGGAGAAACACCGACTGGGTTGCTTCTGCCTCAGCACATGTAGATCTCCCCCAGGACAATGTTCCATAACCAAGCACGACAATTTATCCGACACCAAATAGCCATATAATGTAGGGAGAAAAGGATGATCCAGCATCTGCATAATCTCCCTCTCAGTTTGGGCCCTAGACACCTTCTTCCTGCTCGCCAAAAATTCATTGTCCATCACTTTTAATGCAAACAGGCAGTTTGTGTCAACAAGCTCAGCAAGATAAACAGTCCCAATATCACCGCAGCCAAGCTTCTTCAGTAGCTTGAAGTGTCTCAAACCCAAGCTTCCGTGCTGCTTCTGAACATGGTGAACGGCTTCCCATCTCAAGTCTTTTGACATGTGAGGTCTATAGCCACAACGACTAGATCCACTTAGATAGCTATCCTCACTAAGAGTTGTGCTACTACTATACTCACCAATACTACTTTTTGAGCTTTGGGAGAACTCCCCCTTTTCTCTTGATCTAGATCTCTCGTCAGTTATTGTCACTACGGTTCTATTATCACATTTCAAACTAGTACCAGGTTTGCTTGAGCTTGCATCAGGAATACTTGAATTGACTTCAATGCTATGATTTGAATTTCTACAAACTGGAGAtgctttttgattttctttattcCCATTCTTTGGACTATAGTCGCGTGTCCAACTGCTCAACTTACTTGCACTAGGACCTAGATCATCTTTTTCGTTGCATATATTCAAACTGCTGGAAGCAGAAGTTGAATCTTGCTTTACTTTTTTCTTCATGAAGCTCTTGTTTCTGAAGATAGGCTTGATAAAACATGGACTATTGCAACCAGAATTGCTTACTCTACTACCAGGGCTGGACTTGGTAAATAAAAATGCAGAATGGAACTTGTCCTTCTGCCCCTTCTCTGGCATGGGAGTTTCTACAGTGACTTTACTCAAGTCTGAGGTCCTTTCGTCAACTTTCTCACTAATATTAGCAGTAGAAGAATCTGCAGATGTCAGCATGTCTTTCCCCATTTCTGTTATCTCAGCATCCGAGCCACAGGGGGAATGAAGAATCTGCTCCTGTTTAGGTAATTTAGTCATCATGGATGTCTGTGTCGTCACTTCAACCAAAGGATCAGAAGGATGAGAACTTAGATTCGATAACTCTGCTTTAGGCACTTCCATAGGTCCAAACCTCTTCTCAGAAGAATCAAATGTTATTCTCTCGGGTACTAAAGAGATTTCTACTAAATTTGCTTTCCCCTGAGTCAGGTGGGAGACAGATCCATTGTCCTCAACCACCACTGCTCTGTAGAACCTTTTGATTGTTCCTGATTCAGGAATCCCTGATGCACCAGCCGGCCTCAATAATCGCTTCGTTGCAGCCAACTCTGATGCCTGAGAGATGCATAATCCTCTTAGTGCCTGCTTCAAACTCACAGGTTCTGAAACTCCAATTCCCAAAGCCTGAGATGAACCGACTCTCATGGGTCTTTTCATTAAACTCTTCCTTAAAGCATCTCCACCACCAGCATGGGACAGGCTGCAAGCTCCAGCTGAAGTTTTCACATCAATTGCACCAAAGAGACGGTTAATGTCATCCTCTATATAAGTCTTTTTTCCACTTTTTGGCATAAATTTCATTTTGGCCTTTCCACCTCTTCTGGCTTCAAAATCTAGTTCTTCAGTTGATTCAACAATTTCACTAGTGCTAGGTGACGCATCCATGTTTGTAGGACTTAACTAAATATCCATGAACAAGTACATTGACATATGAATTATACTAATCCATTTCCGAAGAAACATTTTGAAGATGAAGCCGTGCAGAGATCAGATAGAATCCCACCTTTTCTTTCAGGTTCAGTTCAATCATAATGATTGCGAGATGCAAATAGCCTAGTAATATCCATCTACTAACAATCAAGCTGTCAAATCCTACAATGAAAAGCAAGTCAGATAATAGAAGCCATATCAGTTCATAGTAAACAGTATTTAGAGATAATGGTCATTTATACATAGAATTTAGAGAGGCGTGCGAACAATTTTCAATACTGACATAAATTATCTGAACCATTGTTAATTTAAGCCagaattttgaaattgttgggATTTCATAAAgacaaaaattcagattaattaattttagtttCATTGAAATCAATCACCGTGATCACAAACTTTCAGTTGGATTACATCTGAATTCATATGCAAACAacgaaaaaaaacaaattaagacttcgtgagatcaaaaacacaaaacaagcgcacaaaaaaaaatgaagaaaatagtaTAATCACAGTAACCAacgaaaaaaacaaaacactaactaaacaaagaaaaataaaatcacgaAACCTAAGTACCACCTCTGTTCGCGACTACCACGGTACCGTACAATCTAAGAAAAAATTATAACAGATGAGAAACATATAGATACGGAAAACAGAGAACGAACCAGAGGAAGGCCAGAATCGTCGAAAAGAACCGAATCAGACACCGTTGGCAGCCTCAAAGACGACTAATAAAAGAGAGAACCGCAGTTGCAGATATAGAAATCTAGGGCTACAGAAACAGAGACCGAAAGCGAATAGGGAGGAGATATTAGGGCACGAGAAGGACGTTGGAGAGTGAATGAGGAAAAAAGGAAAGTTAGGAAATGCAAATCACGAGAAGCGTCACTTGCTCGCACTCAGTCACggtttctctctctctgctaCTGTTTCTTTCTCCGAGATGACGCAAAGAAATAAGACGGAGctttgagttttttcttttctttttgttttttcaaattgCGTTGTATTTGTATGGCCAGGAACTGGGAGTCGCATACTGGCATCCTCTGCACAGCGGGCATACTAGTCTCGTGCTTGcctctcttttttaaaaataaaataatcaattacgtgatggaaaaataataataataataataataattttcccTTCAATTGGATTTCGGCAATATGCCGACCACTTTTGTTTCGGGTTTTGGGTAAGGAAAATATTTTTACGGGTTAAGAAAATAACACAAATTGGGTCATTAAATATTTCGAATTTCACCCATTACACCATTTCcgtgcaatttcaatcaattCATATCGATAATTGCCAAACCGGTGTGTAGAATACAAAACGCGACatcgaataaaaaataaaataaagcatgTGAATGAAATCAATTAAACAAAGAAGAGTGAGGAGAACTATTATAGTGCATGAACCAACCATAATTTCTGATGATACCAACAAGAGGAGGAACTATAATTGATTATTTGCAATAATATACCAAATCAGCAATACAATTAATTAACCATATACCAAGTCATCAATACAATTTAAAAAAGATTGAACTTTCCAGCAGAACTCCGCTCATAGTGGATGATAACTTTCTTTTACTTGATTGTTACTTTAACTCCCATCATCATATAGATTAGGGTGAAAAAACAGGGCCCTCTTTGACCGATTATGAGTTTTGAATTGATGCGCGCAAAATACCCTTTTTCATCTTTTGAAATGGCTGTTTAATTTTAACTTTGATGCTCATTATTAACACATAAGATCCAACACCAACAAGTATAATAATCACAACCATAACTTGTGCCTTTTTTTTGTCAATGTagatgtgtgttttttttcgtTCAAAGGTATCATAAGGGATGGTAGGAATATTCGTAGATTATATGGTACTATAATCGCTCTCATTGAACTAAAGAGGTTTTGGGTTCGAATGGGATAGtagaataatttttaaaaatataaagaacAGTGAAGTGAGGGGTAGGAATGCCCGTAGAGGTACCCAAAAGCGAACAATACCATAATCAACGCACTTGAAACATGTCTCGAGAGGAGGGTAAGAATGCATGTAAAAGTATTAGATAGTGGATAATACCATAGTCAACACATTGAAAACATGTCTTAATCATAAAAGCTTGTGTGGCATAGCTCAAGCCGTGTAATTAATTAGacaattatttattattgtttcaCTTTATACAAACATGTATCTATCAACAATCTTGCAACCAAACACGCCTGCATGGCTTTTATGTAGAGGACAATACTAGGTGAATTGGAGTCGAGACAATTAGTTTGTTAACTATCGTCTATCTACGACAATGCCAATTCCATGTATACAGGGACAACAACTAAACTCTTAACAGAAATTGTACACACTTTGTTGGTTGTAGTAGTAATCTAATTAACTTTATGGAATTATGATTAGGAAGATTTAGATATGATATGTTCCTTGATTAGCTAATGACTTGTATGAGGAAGGAAAGATACCAGCAGACGCAAAGTTCACATCCTCCTGATTGTGAGTTCTGAAAATTGGAAAACCAAATCAATAATTTAAGCCCACGTAATGAACCAAATATTTGATTTGTTGCCATTCTGTTATATTCATTTTGAAGCGCCAAAATCATTTATCCCTTTCATTTATTTCTACCCAAAATTTGGGAAAGCACGAATGATTGTCGGAATCAATCATACCAACACTAATATACTGAATCCCATAAAAAATCCGTATTAAAACATGTTAGGCGAGAATAGTAGTAATAGAATGAGTGGTATCAATTGAAGTTCTCGTGTTGCAACCCCTCTCGAAACCGACATAAATATGAATTGGGAATATAATGGTGTACTTTATTTCAGGGATGATCttgcttgtttgtttgttattgTCAAACAAGGCAAAAGTTTCTACTATTATTTAGGGTTATGAAAGAAATTCATTGATTTTCCCCAATTGTACATGGAATAAAGAAATCGTATGCAATTAATGATCATAAAAAAAAGTTTCCATAATTTGATGTCGTAATCCCCATCATTAGGATTCTGTCCGAAGATAAGGCCCACCACCATTTCACCCAAAAATCACTCAGTCGGCAAATCCAATGTGTTAACAAATGGCCGGCCCAAATTCTTGGCCCAATAAAACGCTAAACCCCacttcaaaagcaaaaaagtaCCCGTGCACTCACTGTCTCGGTCCTCTCTCCAAAAACACACGGCGTTAACCCTGTGTCTCTGAAATGGAGTCGTCGTTGCCAGACGACCTCGCCGACGATATGCAGAGCCTGAGCTTTACCTCCACTGCGACCACTGCGACCACAATCCACCGTAGCACGAGTTCCGGTTCCTCATCAACCACTCTCACACCGGCCACGTCCACTCACGGCTCCTTCTCATCCAAGGTCCGATCCAACATCTCCCTCGCCGACCTCCGCTTCTCCCTTAGGCTTGGTGCCGGCGACATTGGCTCCGTCTATCTCGCAGAGCATAAGAATCCCGCTGATGCCGGTAACTGCGCTCTCTTCGCCGCCAAGGTCATGGACAAGAAGGAGCTGATCTCGAGAAGTAAGGAAGGCAGGGCCAGGACGGAGAGGGAAATACTCGAATTGTTGGACCATCCTTTCTTGCCTACACTCTATGCAAGTATAGACTCGCCCCGTTGGCTCTGCCTATTGACGGAGTTTTGTCCCGGCGGTGACCTCCATGTCATCCGCCAACGCCAGCCCAATAAACGGTTCGACGAAACCGCCGTCAGGTGCACCCTTCATCACTTGCACGCATTTGATTTCCTTtaaatttgttctttttggtAGAATTATTATCATATTCAAAAATTTACGTGATCGTGAGCGGTTTAGTTGAGAGTGACGGATCGGGTCAGTGCGCGTCATACCCGCTAGTTCACTGTCGTCTGTGAGTATGATTTAATTGGCATGTGTGGTCGTGTCACGATTTAGAGAACAAGAAGCGATCCGGAGCACTGAAGTCAATGGATATGTTTGACCTTTTTTATTCTTCACCTATTAGGGTTCGACGCGTGTGGCTTTGGAAGTTTCACTGTGCTTGTTAAGTATAGAGCCATGTGCCAATTGGACGCTCTTGAAGCCAATAGGGTCTCTACTACAACACTATTACGCTAATGCCACTCTTCTACTACATGTGCCAGTGTGGTTTGTTGTCAGCTAGTGGTTTTATGCATGGTTTGGGGGGGCCAACAACTCAGCAGCAACGGTGGCGCTTCCGCATCCCATAATTTAGCAGTTGAAGGTGTCATGTCCGTGCCAGCTTATTTGGCCTGTGGTTACTGTTTACAAGTACTGTTGCATACTgcgaccaagttaggtttctaTAGCTGGTCATGACTCATCCGTTTGTCTTAATTAGGAAGGACTAAGATCTAGAATTATAACTTCAACGCGGCTTAAGATATTGTCTAAAGCAGATAGGCTTGTTATGAGAGGGCCAAAAGACAGTACTCCACACTCAAGAGTCCGATGCTGTTTGAAATCTATTCATTTCCCTTTATTGAGAGGACAAATGCGACGCTCGATTTTGCTTTTGTGTTATCCAAAATATATATCCCGGGTATCAAAGTTCCAATTAATTTGTGTTCCGTTATCTTTGGCCCGGGATTTCTGGGTTGATCATTCATATTAGACCTCCCAACAGTAGGGGCTGGTCACTGGTGGTCCCAATTTTTTCCTATTTGCTTCCTGGTCTcttgtttagtgtttctagcaACAAATTTCTACGTATTTTCTCgacctttttcttttcaagACATGCACAGACCTTACACTcctcattgtttttttcttatgattttctataattttctACTTGTTTCGGCCTCTATAGAAAGTAGACATAGCCAGGGAAAATCCATGAGCTCTTTGTGAATGTGAATGAATAATCATATTGGCTTGGATGATTCAATAATGATCTACCTTCTCAGCTCAtatgattttatgattttaaatTTCTTTATATAACCTAACCTTGTTCCCAAATTATGGTGCTTGACCATATATGCAGTCGATCCTTGCCTCTGCTCTAACTTATGAGTTTTCCACTATGTTGTAGAAACATTTAGTTTATAGTGATGATGTAAAAAGGAAAGTTAAGTAGACGATTATGGTGATTTCTTTACTGAACTTCGGTTTTTGGCGCATGTTGGGTGgaagtttcttttcctttttctattgATTATAGATTGCATCAGAATAAATAGTTTGGCGTAGAGATTACAAGGAAGTTTGTTTAGAACATATGTAACAGATAGaatcaaaataatttaatgCCTTGATTTGACAATATCGTGCATGTAAACCGCAATTTCTGGTTTCTAAAGAATAAATATCTAGAACTATCGCCATTAGTTGGTCCACGTGCTTCCTGGGTCATGTAATCGAGTGCTTAGGGACTGTTGCACCCTCTTGATTATTCTATTAGGCGATGGTCCCCTTTTTGAAGCTGCACTAATCTTATTTTAATCTCATGTGGGTTTACTTTATTAGTCTATTTGCGAATCAGCTTAGCGTAAGattgctttttttcttttgtaattaCTAAGTCAATTAGTCCATTCTTAATGGGATGCTTTGATTCCGTGTTATTCCAGGTTCTATGCTTCAGAAGTGGTGGTCGCTTTAGAGTATCTTCACATGATGGGAATTGTATACCGCGATTTAAAGCCTGAAAATGTGCTCGTTAGATCAGATGGCCACATCATGCTCACAGATTTTGACCTTTCATTAAAATGTGATGATTCTACATCAACGCCGCAGATTGTTTCTGATCCAAGCACCCCTGTTTTAGCCCCACAAACCGAGTACCAGGTAGAGCATCGTCCATTCACCTCATACTTCTTGCATCATTCCCAGCTGTAGAGTCCCTGCCGTTTCATGTTTCAACCCAAAACGCAAACGCAAAAAGAAGATACGCAGTCGTGCTGGGTCCCGAGTTTGTGGCTGAGCCGATTGATGTCCAGGGTCCATGTCATTTGTAGGTACCCACGAGTACTTGGCACCGGAGATTGTGTCCGGTGAAGGCCATGGGAGTCCAGTGGATTGGTGGACACTCGGGATATTTATGTTTGAACTATTTTATGGGGTGACACCCTTCAAAGGTGTGGACCACGAACTAACCCTAGCTTAATATAGTTGCTCGAGCCCTCGAGTTCCCAAGGAACCTGTCTTCCAAATACGGCCAAGGATCTGATCTCTCAACTATTAGCCAAGGACCCATGTAGACGAATGGGGTCCACAATGGTGCATCAGCAATCAAGCACCATTCTTTTTTCCAAGGGGTCAATTGGGCATTGTTGAGATGTACACCTCCACCGTATATTCCCCCGCCGTTTAGTAGAGAAGTTGTATCAGATGAAAGTTGTCCTGAAACTCCCGTGGATTATTTCTAGTAAGTTGAAATGAAATGCTAATAAGTAATAAGAATGTGAAGGCTTTGTCATTGTTTCTAGCTCATTGTTACTTTCCGGTTGGCCGAGATGAGTGGATCTCAAAGAACAAATTGTTAAAGAATCTAGGATTTTATTGTCTATTGTCAATGCTGATGTTGGGAACATCGGATACTGACAAGATGAAAATTAAGCGATGAAATTGGCCTGAAGCCAAAGCCAAAAGGAGCCGCGTGATAGGCTGGCTAGCGATGGCAAAAGGGACCCAAGCATGGGGCAGGCCTTAAAGGAATTGCTGCTTGTTCATGGGGGTTTGTTGTGTATGGTTTTACTTTGTGAAGAGCCTGTCATTTCCTCGCATGTGAATTGTTTGGTGCAAAGGAAAGATGTAGGGGCAGGTGTAGGCCCCAGATAATGACTAAGCCTTTTTAGACGTTTATGTCTTGGAGCTGTTCGTCCTCGCTTTGCTGTTAGGAGCCCAGCCCAAACCTACCAAGCCCACGTTACATTTACCAGCCCAACTTAGCATTTGACCAGTTGAATGGAAGGCTAATCCAACCCGACGTATGgcccaattaaattaaaaacaatgaaaaaagagAGTACTTATATTCGATTCCTATCAGTTAAAAACATAATTTTGTTTAGATTAATCCATttccaaaaaaattatcaacTCAAATTCAATTGCAAACCCTCAAAAACAATAATTTAACATATCATTTCTCAGGAGAAACAtttgattttataaattttataagATTTTAAAGGGAGTTAAGAGAGtgttttccatttaattttttaatattttctggTATTTTTGTTAACTatttaacaataataataaaaaaaattgaaaatgggCCGACCGACTCGGGCCCCGGTAGCAGCTTATAAAGCACGCACAGTACCAAAGCCCATTCATTCTTTCCCTAAACAGTGCTCTCCCGCGCCCCTTGCTCCCGGGCATATTAAAGCCAAGTATTTAACTCTTCGCCTGCTACACGAACCCTAGAGACCAAACAATGGAGGAAGAGAAGAACCGCACGACCAACGCTGTAGTGACAGAGAGCGAGGAAGAGCCTGTTGTTGGGCCCGGGCCAGCGAAGAGAGCTCGCCCTAAGCGTCCTCTCCAGTTCGAGCAAGCATATCTCGATGCCCTTCCCTCCGCTAACATGTACGCATTGCTTTTGCGGTTTTTTTGTGTCTCTCGTTTGTTGAATTGTTTCTAGGGTTTATATACTGTGCTATCGTTTTGGACTTTTCCGATTCAGTGACTGGTAATTTCAATATAATGTGAACTTTGGAAGTAAGTTTACGGTTTCTATCCGTTGAAGTGTTTCTAGGGTTTAGGATGCGATCGTTTTGGACTTTCTAATGTGGAGTAGATGGTTGAATTCTGGCTAATTTTTAACTGCGAATCTGGATTTGGCAATCTGATTCCCACCATCCCCAGTAGATTTTATTTAAACTAATTGATCTTAGTGAATTATAGCTTGGCTTATTTACCCCTCTATCTCCAATTCACACGTTTAGACTGCAAACCCTAAGATTCAAAAGGGGCTTGGAATGACGAAAACTACTTGAAAATCTTATGTCATTTTCTTCCCCAATCAACGAATTTCAGACCAATAATCTCAGGCATGTCTGAGgcactttttaaaatttgaagtgGAGTAGATAGTGTCCAACTTTGCATTTATCTGTGCCTTTTTACGTTTCATCTAGATGCAGATTTGTAGCTAGGTAGTTGCATCCTTTGGAATTTCCTTGTCTGCTTCCGCAATTTCCAGTCGCCCCCTTTGAAAATACAAATTTGCttaacttttgattttttggcTAGGTGCCTAGGTGCAAGTAGAAGTCCAATAATGgggtttaaatattttaaataatttgtgATTACTATCACTCTTTACAAGAGCTTATAAATCACTTTTTCGTTTGCTGGAAAAAAATGTTAATAGATGCTTGAGGAGCTTTTACaaggttttcttttataattttttttctaaccttgattttcattttacaGGTATGAGAAAAGTTATATGCACCGGGATGTGGTTACGCATGTGGCCGTATCAGCAGCTGAATTTTTCATAACTGGAAGCATTGATGGTATAAGTAAAATAGTGTTTCCTTTTTCATTTGAATTGTCACctgtttttcatattttcatatGAATGCTTGTTCTGGAATGCAAGAATGCAATACCTCTTTTCAGATACTTCAAATCTAACTCATATACTTGAGGTTTGGAATGTTTTGTGGCAGAATGACTCAGGAATAGATGGTTATTACTGGTAGTAGTTGGAAATGTAAAGATTGATAAATAGTGATAAGCCTTTATTTGCCTTCTCTGAGGATGAAAATTTACAAAGGCAATGTTACACCTAGGTTGTTAGCAAAGCAGATAGACTTGGTCATGTTCATGATATTTTGTTAGACAGTTTCTCAACTGCAATGAGGTCAAGGATTAGTGTGGGCAACAATCTTTTGTTGTCGTTGATGATTGGATGTGTTATCAGTTTGTTGATGActtagttttgtttgttttctttttaactcttttttttaattgtactGAATCAGGGCATTTgaaattttggaagaaaaaagcTATTGGCATTGAGTTTGCAAAGCATTTCAGATCCCACCTTGGTCCCATAGACGGTCTAGCGGTGAGTTCTTTTCCTTTGACTTCAGAGATCTCAACTGGAAACAGATTTGTTAGCTGACCCTTGCATTGATCAACTTTTTTGTCCCTTGAGTTTTGATGGTGCTTAACCTTTATCTGtgaattatttatgttttttgcaTTGACCTTTGTGTTTCAGCTTACAGCTCTAGGTACCATGCCACTTGTTAGATTGTCTGGAATGAGTGCTTTCTATGATTCACTAATATTTGCTATTGAAACATCATGTTTATAAACATATGCTGTttccttattcttcttcttcattttcttttcatcataTTTATTGTTGTTGGTGGCTTGGTGCAATTCTCAACTATGGCCTTGATCAGGAATGCAGGTTAGCGCAGATGGTCTTCTTTGTTGTACTATTTCAAGCGATCGTTCGGTGAAGGTGTATGATGTTGTTAATTATGATATGATGGTTATGATTCGCCTATCGTATGTTGCTGGTAGCGTTGAATGGGTCTACAAACAAGGGGATGTCAAGGCGAATGTAGTTGTTAGTGATCGGAACTCctcatatgtacatatatatgatgtACGAGCTGGTTCAAATGAGCCCATCATCTCAAGAGAGGTTTTTAGTTACCTTGAAATTTGCTGGCCCTTATAATtaactttttttccttcttactCTCTTCATCATTTGCCGGGTAAAAAGTTCTTATAAGTTTCTTATCCTTTGGATCTCTATATTTGTTGACTTTTACTCTCCAGATACACTTGGGGCCTATAAAAGTTATGAGGTACAATCCTGTATTTGACGCTGTTATATCAAGTGATGCAAAGGGAATAATAGAATATTGGAGCCCtactgatcttcagttccctgCAAGCGAGTATGTAGTGCATGTTAGAATTTGCATTCTGTTTTTCCCTTTATAGctatattttttctcttttatcttcATTCAACGCATAGTAGCGGACATGTTATTGTATCTTGTTCTTCTGGCAACCTTTATTATTAGATTTAAAGAGTTTTTTTAGGTTTTCTTATTGCCATGAACACCTAACAGTTCATTTTATTGTGCATGCAGGGTGAATTTTAAGTTGAAAAGTGATACTGATCTATTTGAAATTGTGAAGTGCAAAACCACCGTTTCTACAATTGAGGTATGATATTTATTTGTCAAAAActttgaattgccaatgatttgATGACTTTTTTGTTCGATGCCTCTGTGTGCAGTTGCTGTAATTGCTGAGTATGTGGGAGTTCGTTTTTGTACGAGTAGAAATTTAGTGATAAATATAATTGCATTGCTCTTTAGGTAAGCCCGGATGGTAAGCAATTTTCCATTACATCACCCGATCGTAGAATACGCATATTTTGGTTCAAAACAGGGAAACTAAGACGGGTTTATGATGAATCACTTGAGGTAATGACAAATTTTGCTGTAGTCATGTAAAATATGTATTTGTGCTCTATTACAATGATTGAATACCTTTTGTTGATTAGGTGGCTCAAGACCTTCAGAGGAGTGATGTCCCCATGTACCGGTTAGAAGCTATTGATTTTGGACGAAGGATGGCGGTTGAGaaggaaattgaaaaaacagaaaCTGCACCATCACCAAATGCTGTTTTTGATGAAAGCTCTAACTTTCTCATATATGCAACCTTACTTGGTATAAAAGTAAGACATTACCTTCTTGTATTTGGACTATTGAAATTTTTCTTAAAGTACCTAATtttttgtatatgttttttttttgctatgattTCTTATTGTTTCATTGCTCTTTGAGTTGACAGGTAGTAAATATGCATACCAACAAAGTTGCTCGAATTCTAGGAAAGGTGGAGAGCAATGACAGGTTCCTGAAAGTTGCCTTGTATCAGGGCGATCGAAGTAGTAAAAAAGCGAGAAAAATTCCTGCAGCTGCAGCCAATGTCAACGAAAGCAAGGAGCCTTTGACAGATC is part of the Tripterygium wilfordii isolate XIE 37 chromosome 7, ASM1340144v1, whole genome shotgun sequence genome and encodes:
- the LOC120002052 gene encoding serine/threonine-protein kinase D6PKL1-like isoform X1, with the translated sequence MIELNLKEKLSPTNMDASPSTSEIVESTEELDFEARRGGKAKMKFMPKSGKKTYIEDDINRLFGAIDVKTSAGACSLSHAGGGDALRKSLMKRPMRVGSSQALGIGVSEPVSLKQALRGLCISQASELAATKRLLRPAGASGIPESGTIKRFYRAVVVEDNGSVSHLTQGKANLVEISLVPERITFDSSEKRFGPMEVPKAELSNLSSHPSDPLVEVTTQTSMMTKLPKQEQILHSPCGSDAEITEMGKDMLTSADSSTANISEKVDERTSDLSKVTVETPMPEKGQKDKFHSAFLFTKSSPGSRVSNSGCNSPCFIKPIFRNKSFMKKKVKQDSTSASSSLNICNEKDDLGPSASKLSSWTRDYSPKNGNKENQKASPVCRNSNHSIEVNSSIPDASSSKPGTSLKCDNRTVVTITDERSRSREKGEFSQSSKSSIGEYSSSTTLSEDSYLSGSSRCGYRPHMSKDLRWEAVHHVQKQHGSLGLRHFKLLKKLGCGDIGTVYLAELVDTNCLFALKVMDNEFLASRKKVSRAQTEREIMQMLDHPFLPTLYGYLVSDKLSCLVMEHCPGGDLHVLRQKQPSRCFSEYAARFYIAEVLLALEYLHMLGVVYRDLKPENILVREDGHIMLTDFDLSLRCTVSPVLLKSSSPSADSSKNRSSPCSEGSCIHPFCLQPSWQVPCFTPRLLSVAVKSRKIKSEPAAQVSPLPQLVVEPTSARSNSFVGTHEYLAPEIIKAEGHGSSVDWWTFGILLFELLYGKTPFKGPGNEETLANVVSQSLKFPNGPIVSFHARDLIRGLLIKEPESRLGSVKGATEIKQHPFFEGINWALIRCTIPPELPKFCDAATGVPTADPHNTESYHHKESNGREHIEFEMF
- the LOC120002052 gene encoding serine/threonine-protein kinase D6PKL1-like isoform X2 yields the protein MKRPMRVGSSQALGIGVSEPVSLKQALRGLCISQASELAATKRLLRPAGASGIPESGTIKRFYRAVVVEDNGSVSHLTQGKANLVEISLVPERITFDSSEKRFGPMEVPKAELSNLSSHPSDPLVEVTTQTSMMTKLPKQEQILHSPCGSDAEITEMGKDMLTSADSSTANISEKVDERTSDLSKVTVETPMPEKGQKDKFHSAFLFTKSSPGSRVSNSGCNSPCFIKPIFRNKSFMKKKVKQDSTSASSSLNICNEKDDLGPSASKLSSWTRDYSPKNGNKENQKASPVCRNSNHSIEVNSSIPDASSSKPGTSLKCDNRTVVTITDERSRSREKGEFSQSSKSSIGEYSSSTTLSEDSYLSGSSRCGYRPHMSKDLRWEAVHHVQKQHGSLGLRHFKLLKKLGCGDIGTVYLAELVDTNCLFALKVMDNEFLASRKKVSRAQTEREIMQMLDHPFLPTLYGYLVSDKLSCLVMEHCPGGDLHVLRQKQPSRCFSEYAARFYIAEVLLALEYLHMLGVVYRDLKPENILVREDGHIMLTDFDLSLRCTVSPVLLKSSSPSADSSKNRSSPCSEGSCIHPFCLQPSWQVPCFTPRLLSVAVKSRKIKSEPAAQVSPLPQLVVEPTSARSNSFVGTHEYLAPEIIKAEGHGSSVDWWTFGILLFELLYGKTPFKGPGNEETLANVVSQSLKFPNGPIVSFHARDLIRGLLIKEPESRLGSVKGATEIKQHPFFEGINWALIRCTIPPELPKFCDAATGVPTADPHNTESYHHKESNGREHIEFEMF